In a genomic window of Scheffersomyces stipitis CBS 6054 chromosome 4, complete sequence:
- a CDS encoding predicted protein (go_function molecular function unknown) — protein MGLNSGTSIDGIDVVLCNFKQSSVDSPLHLSVLKYDEMDMPPALKSRVLRMIKENKTKLEEVSEIAALLGMAFAKAADDFCQKHGIEKSIIDIIGSHGQTIWYVPDSKPGQCRSVITSGEACYIAEKMGKTVVSEFRISEQSVGRQGAPMIAFFDSLLLVHPKKFRICQNIGGIANVCFVFPEKDGGLDKCFDYDTGPGNVFIDAAMRYFTKGTLEYDRDGKWGKRGVVHLPLVDEFLTGEYFLREPPKTTGRELFGDSVAFELIENMIAKGLSKYDIIATLTRITAQSIVNEYHKYSSGHIDEIFLCGGGALNPNITEYIQSSFPDTKINLLDVTGISGSAKESITFAFQGLEAILGRSLIIPDRVDSRTPVVVGKVTPGKNYRALQKMAVEFTSTCNCDGYLPSVRKMVIDRNA, from the coding sequence ATGGGACTAAATTCAGGCACTTCAATTGATGGCATTGATGTTGTTTTATGTAACTTCAAGCAAAGCTCTGTTGATTCACCTCTACACTTATCTGTACTCAAATATGATGAAATGGATATGCCACCAGCTTTGAAGAGTAGAGTATTAAGAATGATTAAAGAAAACAAGACAAAACTCGAAGAGGTTTCAGAAATAGCTGCTCTCCTTGGAATGGCCTTCGCAAAGGCTGCAGATGATTTTTGTCAGAAACACGGGATCGAGAAGAGCATCATTGATATAATAGGTTCGCATGGTCAAACTATCTGGTACGTACCTGATTCGAAGCCCGGCCAATGTCGGTCGGTAATTACTCTGGGAGAAGCTTGCTATATAGCAGAAAAGATGGGGAAAACAGTTGTATCTGAGTTTAGAATTTCGGAGCAAAGTGTAGGAAGACAGGGGGCACCAATGATTGCATTCTTCGATAGTCTTCTCTTAGTTCATCCTAAAAAGTTTAGAATATGTCAGAATATTGGAGGAATTGCAAATGTTTGCTTTGTTTTTCCTGAAAAGGATGGAGGTTTGGATAAGTGTTTTGACTATGATACAGGACCAGGTAATGTCTTCATAGATGCCGCTATGAGATATTTTACCAAAGGTACTCTTGAATATGATAGAGATGGAAAGTGGGGGAAAAGGGGTGTTGTGCACTTACCGCTAGTTGATGAATTCTTGACTGGTGAATACTTTTTAAGAGAGCCTCCAAAAACCACGGGAAGGGAATTATTTGGTGATTCAGTTGCATTTGAATTAATAGAAAATATGATAGCCAAGGGTCTTAGCAAATATGATATAATAGCCACGTTGACAAGGATAACGGCTCAATCTATTGTCAACGAGTACCACAAATATTCTCTGGGGCATATTGACGAAATTTTCTTGTGCGGAGGAGGAGCTTTGAATCCAAATATTACAGAATATATTCAAAGCTCTTTTCCAGACACCAAAATCAaccttcttgatgtcaCTGGAATTAGTGGAAGTGCAAAAGAATCAATCACTTTTGCATTCCAGGGTCTTGAAGCTATTTTAGGAAGGTCATTGATAATACCTGATAGGGTTGATAGTCGAACTCCGGTGGTGGTTGGTAAGGTAACCCCAGGTAAAAATTACAGAGCATTGCAGAAGATGGCTGTTGAGTttacttcaacttgtaaCTGTGATGGGTACTTACCATCTGTTAGAAAAATGGTAATAGATAGAAATGCATAG